The genomic DNA ACCCGCCTGGCCCGGATCATTCATCCTGAGCTTGAATCCGCGACCGTGTGCCGCGTGAGGGCACGCGGCCTACAATCGCGCCTGCCTCTGTGTTTGTAGGCCCGGTGTCATCACCGGGCGTCCCGTGCATAAAACATGCGGCCTGGTTTCCTTCGTCGGCACGCAGGCTGGGCAGCCTGCGCCACAGCAGACCGGGCTGTCTGCGTGACCACGACAACCCGGTTACCAACAACCTCTGGATGCACCACCCCATCCGGAATCTCCAGGTCGAGGCTTGCCAAGCGGCCTGGTTTGGGATAGGGGGTGGAGCATGGAATCCCTCGTCGTGGCGCGTCCGGTCCGGTCCTCTGCGTCCGGGTTCACCTTGATCGAGTTGCTGGTGGTGATCGCGATCATCGCGATTCTGGCCAGCATGCTGCTGCCCACGCTGGCGCGCGCGAAATACACGGGCATGAGAACGACCTGCGTGAACAACGTGCGCCAGCAGTATCTGTCGCAGATCATGTATGCGGACGATTTCCGGGGCAAATTCGCGCCGCACGCGGATGCCAGTCCGGATTACCATCGCACGGGCGGGAATCCGTCGAGCATCGTGACCTTGATGCGGGGAACGTACGTGCCGAACACGCAGATTTTCATTTGTCCGATCACGCGCCTTTCATTCGGCAAGGTGTGGTTGAACTATGCCAGCAGCGCCAATTTCGCGGACAAGAACACCAAGGATTACGGCGGGTGGGACACACCGGCGGGCAACGTCTACACGCCTTACATGTGGTTGGCGAATTACACGGCGACCCCCGCCATGAAGTTTTTGTCTGCCGACGGCAAGGTGAGTTCGAATCCGGACGACAACGAGCCGGCCTGGCCGGCGAACACCTCGGAGGCGGACAGCCGCCGGGCATTCATCACCCATCGCATCAGCGACACGCCCGGTGCGCGCTGGGACGTGGGGCATTTGGGCAAGATGGCGGTGGCGCAGAGCGCGCCGTTGTTGTCGTGGTCGGTGACGCCGGATCAGCCGGTTGGCCAGGCGGACGGCAGTGTGATTGTGAGGAAGAAGAGCCTGATTCGAGCGAGGGCGATGGGCGGGCCTTCGGCGGACACGCGGTATTTGTATTGAGGTCTTGGGCGGCGGGGTCATTGTGCCGATGATTTTCTTGGGTTTTTGCGGTTCGAAGGCTTGACACTCAAAGGCTGGAGGGGCACAAAGATTGCTGAATAGCCCTTCAACCGTCGTTCGCGCTGCGAATGGCAGAAAGGTTTCCGATCATGCTGACGATATCAGGTTCATCTCATCGGTTTTGCGACGGGTTCAGCCGCCGCAATTTTCTTCGCATCGGCGCGCTGGGGTTGGGCGGGCTTTCTCTTCCGCAACTCCTTCAGGCGGAATCACAAAGCGGGATTCGCCGATCGCACAAAGCGGTCATCATGATTTTCCTTCCGGGCGGTCCGTCGCATCAGGACATGTTTGATTTGAAGATGGATGCGCCGATGGAGATCCGGGGCGAGTTCAAACCGATCTCGACCAGCGTGCCTGGGATTCAAATTTGCGAACATCTGCCCAAGCTTGCCAAGGTCATCGACAAGACGGTGATCATTCGGTCCGTTGTCGGTGCCACTGGGGATCATTACGCGGTGCAGTGTTTGACAGGCCGAAGCCACAAGCAGATGCCGGCGGGAGGCTGGCCGAGCATGGGGTCCGTCCTTTCCAAGCTCGAAGGCTCGACGAATGGCACGGTTCCGCCTTTCGTGGGGTTATCGCCCAAGATGGGTCACGTGCCGTGGGCCGATGCGGGCACGGCGGGTTTTTTGGGGGTGTCCCACGCGCCGTTCAAGCCTGAGGGTGCTGGCAAGACGGACATGGTCTTGAACGGTGTGACGCTGGACCGTTTGGGCGACCGCCGCAAGTTGCTCGCCAGTTTCGATCAATTCAGGAGGGACGTTGATGCCACGGGGTTGATGAACGGCCTGGATTCGTTCAACGAGCAGGCGTTTGGCATGCTGACGTCGAGCCGGTTGATGGAGGCGCTGGATGTGGAGCGCGAGGACAAGAAGATTCGTGATTGGTATGGCAAGGGGGATCCGAAGAACCGCGATGATGGCGGGCCCAAGTTGATGGAGCATTTCCTCGTGGCCCGCCGTTTGGTCGAGGCGGGCGCGCGCTGTGTCACTTTGGCGTTTAGCCGATGGGATCATCACGGGGACAACTTCGGAGCGTTGCGTCAGGATTTGCCTTTGCTGGATCAAGGTTTGACGGCGTTGATCGAGGACGTGCATCAGCGCGGGCTGGACAA from Verrucomicrobiota bacterium includes the following:
- a CDS encoding type II secretion system protein, whose translation is MESLVVARPVRSSASGFTLIELLVVIAIIAILASMLLPTLARAKYTGMRTTCVNNVRQQYLSQIMYADDFRGKFAPHADASPDYHRTGGNPSSIVTLMRGTYVPNTQIFICPITRLSFGKVWLNYASSANFADKNTKDYGGWDTPAGNVYTPYMWLANYTATPAMKFLSADGKVSSNPDDNEPAWPANTSEADSRRAFITHRISDTPGARWDVGHLGKMAVAQSAPLLSWSVTPDQPVGQADGSVIVRKKSLIRARAMGGPSADTRYLY
- a CDS encoding DUF1501 domain-containing protein, translated to MLTISGSSHRFCDGFSRRNFLRIGALGLGGLSLPQLLQAESQSGIRRSHKAVIMIFLPGGPSHQDMFDLKMDAPMEIRGEFKPISTSVPGIQICEHLPKLAKVIDKTVIIRSVVGATGDHYAVQCLTGRSHKQMPAGGWPSMGSVLSKLEGSTNGTVPPFVGLSPKMGHVPWADAGTAGFLGVSHAPFKPEGAGKTDMVLNGVTLDRLGDRRKLLASFDQFRRDVDATGLMNGLDSFNEQAFGMLTSSRLMEALDVEREDKKIRDWYGKGDPKNRDDGGPKLMEHFLVARRLVEAGARCVTLAFSRWDHHGDNFGALRQDLPLLDQGLTALIEDVHQRGLDKDVSIVVWGEFGRTPIINKDGGRDHWPRVSCGLLAGGGIKTGQVIGATDRLGGEATERPVQFGDVFATLYRNLGIDVTKTTITDLTGRPQYLVDPGCEPLREVI